The following coding sequences are from one Diospyros lotus cultivar Yz01 chromosome 7, ASM1463336v1, whole genome shotgun sequence window:
- the LOC127806427 gene encoding glyoxylase I 4 has product MASLLSPSLSVPPPRNKVNSVSASTIAAKTPPAGNFQPTARNGRNYGCRWMIKANMSAGADVLEKDSVSAESVDDANDYGVVSMHHVGILCENLERSLEFYQNVLGLKINEARPDDKLPYRGAWLWVGSEMIHLMELPNPDPLTGRPQHGGRDRHTCIAIGDVSKLKVILDKAGIPYTLSRSGRPAIFTRDPDANALEFTQV; this is encoded by the exons ATGGCGTCTCTTTTAAGTCCATCTCTCTCTGTTCCTCCTCCTCGCAACAAG GTGAATTCTGTTAGTGCCAGCACAATAGCTGCAAAAACACCTCCAGCCGGAAATTTTCAGCCTACTGCGAGAAATGGTAGAAATTATGGGTGTCGTTGGATGATAAAAGCTAATATGTCTGCTGGAGCAGATGTGCTTGAAAAAGATTCTGTTAGTGCTGAATCTGTTGATGATGCAAATG ATTATGGAGTTGTTAGCATGCACCATGTGGGAATACTATGCGAAAACCTTGAAAGGTCACTTGAATTCTACCAGAATGTGCTCG GTCTGAAGATAAATGAGGCAAGGCCAGATGATAAGCTACCTTACAGGGGTGCTTGGCTGTGGGTGGGATCTGAGATGATACATCTCATGGAGCTTCCAAATCCTGACCCCTTGACCGGTAGACCTCAGCATGGAGGCAGAGATCGTCATACCTGTATCGCCATCGGGGACGTATCAAAGCTGAAAGTTATCCTTGATAAAGCCG GCATTCCCTACACGCTGAGCCGCTCTGGGAGGCCAGCCATCTTCACGCGAGACCCAGACGCCAATGCGTTAGAATTTACTCAAGTGTAG
- the LOC127806423 gene encoding U-box domain-containing protein 34-like isoform X1 produces the protein MTTVAVAVAVTGKGGGSRGGKGSRRAVRWALENLVPKADHLVLVHVMPAITSIPTPSGASIPIEELDRNVVEMYIQDMKLKSEEIFLPFKILCRTKKIETLVLEGDNPASALLSYITVSGIRSLVLGSCSSSCISCFRKAKSSSVPSVVLQRAPEACNIYVVSRHRLIKSSTNPLLARESSSRHWLFPQKEHCSHSASELEKSVSCYLVESEVNDALGTSSSADLSHINTLAIAQEISSTHSTGLKDVNYQNLGINVPEVHKVQGCHSVASTDTKQSYVEAEVEQLRLELVNAVSMYNRACEDLVHAQNKVCMLSSECLDEAKQVNAALEREEFYRKVAAEEKEKHLEAVKEIEIARNRLAKEAYERQIAELRALKEAMERKKIVDSLFSNDNRYKKYTRNEIEIATGFFSESNKIGEGSYGRVYRCNLDNTPVAVKVLQPDASDKKDEFLKEIEVLSQLRHPNIVLLLGACPETGSLVYEYMENGSLEDHILRRSGTHPLPWFVRFRIAFEVACGIAFLHNSKPEPIVHRDLKPGNVFLDRNYVSKIGDAGLAKLISDAVPDNITEYRDSLIAGTFHYMDPEYQRTGTVRPKSDLYAFGIIVLQLLAGRQPNGLLLTVENAIANGSLSDILDKSIPDWPLAEAQELAHVALKCSRLRCRDRPDLETEVLPVLKNLADFADAYLSAERNSIDAPSHYFCPILQEVMDDPHIAADGFTYEHRAIKTWLERHNISPVSKLRLPHAALIPNHTLRSAIQEWRSQVRSPNV, from the exons ATGACgacggtggcggtggcggtggccgTGACGGGCAAGGGCGGCGGCAGCCGCGGAGGTAAAGGGAGCCGCCGAGCTGTGCGTTGGGCCTTGGAAAATTTGGTGCCTAAAGCCGATCATCTGGTCCTAGTTCACGTTATGCCTGCCATCACTTCAATTCCAACTCCCT CCGGAGCCAGCATCCCCATTGAGGAACTGGACAGGAATGTTGTGGAAATGTATATCCAGGACATGAAACTAAAGTCTGAAGAGATATTTTTGCCATTCAAGATACTGTGCAGAACAAAGAAG attgagACTTTGGTGCTAGAAGGCGACAACCCTGCATCAGCACTTCTTTCATATATTACTGTCTCTGGCATAAGAAGTTTAGTATTGGGCTCTTGTAGTTCGAGTTGTATCTCATG TTTTAGGAAGGCAAAAAGCTCCAGTGTGCCATCAGTAGTTCTACAACGTGCTCCAGAAGCATGCAATATTTATGTTGTGTCAAGACATAGGCTTATCAAAAGTTCTACCAACCCTCTATTGGCTAGAG AGAGCAGCTCTAGACACTGGTTGTTTCCTCAAAAAGAGCATTGTTCTCATAGCGCTAGTGAATTGGAAAAGAGCGTGTCCTGTTACTTAGTGGAGAGTGAAGTTAATGACGCCCTTGGAACATCGTCATCTGCAGATCTTAGTCACATAAATACCCTTGCAATTGCACAAGAGATATCTTCTACTCATTCCACTGGActtaaagatgtaaattatcaaaacttgGGCATTAATGTCCCAGAAGTTCATAAAGTACAGGGATGCCATTCTGTGGCTTCTACAGATACAAAACAG TCCTACGTGGAAGCTGAAGTTGAACAACTACGTCTAGAATTAGTGAATGCTGTTTCCATGTACAATCGTGCTTGTGAGGACCTTGTCCATGCCCAAAACAAG GTTTGCATGCTTTCTTCTGAATGCCTTGATGAAGCAAAACAAGTAAATGCTGCCTTGGAAAGAGAAGAATTTTACAGGAAAGTTGCTgcggaagagaaagagaagcatTTGGAAGCTGTGAAGGAGATTGAGATAGCAAGAAACCGGCTTGCTAAAGAGGCTTATGAGAGGCAGATAGCAGAATTGAGAGCCCTCAAAGAAGCtatggagagaaagaaaattgTTGATTCACTCTTCTCGAATGACAACAGGTACAAGAAGTACACAAGGAATGAAATAGAGATAGCAACTGGTTTCTTCTCTGAGAGTAATAAGATCGGTGAAGGATCATATGGGAGAGTGTACAGATGTAACCTTGATAACACCCCAGTAGCTGTCAAAGTTCTTCAGCCTGATGCATCAGACAAGAAAGATGAGTTTCTCAAAGAG ATTGAAGTTCTCAGCCAATTGCGCCACCCCAACATTGTTTTGCTGCTTGGAGCTTGTCCAGAGACCGGTAGCCTGGTATATGAATATATGGAAAATGGAAGCCTAGAGGATCACATTTTGCGCCGAAGTGGCACGCATCCACTTCCTTGGTTTGTTCGTTTCCGGATAGCATTTGAAGTAGCTTGTGGGATTGCATTCTTGCACAACTCAAAACCAGAGCCTATTGTTCATCGAGATCTAAAACCAGGGAATGTCTTTTTAGATAGAAATTATGTGAGCAAAATTGGTGATGCTGGGTTGGCGAAACTCATTTCAGATGCCGTGCCTGACAACATCACAGAATACAGGGATTCACTCATTGCCGGTACTTTCCACTACATGGATCCAGAATATCAAAGAACTGGAACTGTCCGACCCAAATCAGATCTGTATGCTTTTGGAATCATCGTCCTCCAATTACTGGCTGGCCGGCAACCTAATGGGCTCTTATTGACAGTAGAAAATGCTATTGCAAATGGCTCCTTGTCTGACATATTGGATAAGTCAATACCAGATTGGCCTCTAGCTGAAGCACAAGAACTAGCTCATGTTGCCTTGAAATGCTCCAGGCTCCGGTGCAGAGATAGGCCGGATCTTGAAACTGAAGTTCTACCAGTTTTGAAAAACCTTGCCGATTTTGCAGACGCTTATTTAAGCGCAGAAAGGAACAGTATTGATGCACCTAGCCACTACTTCTGCCCAATTCTTCAG GAAGTGATGGATGATCCACACATTGCTGCCGATGGTTTTACATATGAACATAGAGCAATCAAGACATGGCTTGAGAGACATAATATATCGCCAGTATCAAAGCTCAGGCTGCCACATGCCGCACTTATTCCAAACCATACATTACGTTCCGCCATACAAGAGTGGAGGTCACAGGTAAGGTCCCCGAATGTCTGA
- the LOC127806423 gene encoding U-box domain-containing protein 34-like isoform X2 translates to MYIQDMKLKSEEIFLPFKILCRTKKIETLVLEGDNPASALLSYITVSGIRSLVLGSCSSSCISCFRKAKSSSVPSVVLQRAPEACNIYVVSRHRLIKSSTNPLLARESSSRHWLFPQKEHCSHSASELEKSVSCYLVESEVNDALGTSSSADLSHINTLAIAQEISSTHSTGLKDVNYQNLGINVPEVHKVQGCHSVASTDTKQSYVEAEVEQLRLELVNAVSMYNRACEDLVHAQNKVCMLSSECLDEAKQVNAALEREEFYRKVAAEEKEKHLEAVKEIEIARNRLAKEAYERQIAELRALKEAMERKKIVDSLFSNDNRYKKYTRNEIEIATGFFSESNKIGEGSYGRVYRCNLDNTPVAVKVLQPDASDKKDEFLKEIEVLSQLRHPNIVLLLGACPETGSLVYEYMENGSLEDHILRRSGTHPLPWFVRFRIAFEVACGIAFLHNSKPEPIVHRDLKPGNVFLDRNYVSKIGDAGLAKLISDAVPDNITEYRDSLIAGTFHYMDPEYQRTGTVRPKSDLYAFGIIVLQLLAGRQPNGLLLTVENAIANGSLSDILDKSIPDWPLAEAQELAHVALKCSRLRCRDRPDLETEVLPVLKNLADFADAYLSAERNSIDAPSHYFCPILQEVMDDPHIAADGFTYEHRAIKTWLERHNISPVSKLRLPHAALIPNHTLRSAIQEWRSQVRSPNV, encoded by the exons ATGTATATCCAGGACATGAAACTAAAGTCTGAAGAGATATTTTTGCCATTCAAGATACTGTGCAGAACAAAGAAG attgagACTTTGGTGCTAGAAGGCGACAACCCTGCATCAGCACTTCTTTCATATATTACTGTCTCTGGCATAAGAAGTTTAGTATTGGGCTCTTGTAGTTCGAGTTGTATCTCATG TTTTAGGAAGGCAAAAAGCTCCAGTGTGCCATCAGTAGTTCTACAACGTGCTCCAGAAGCATGCAATATTTATGTTGTGTCAAGACATAGGCTTATCAAAAGTTCTACCAACCCTCTATTGGCTAGAG AGAGCAGCTCTAGACACTGGTTGTTTCCTCAAAAAGAGCATTGTTCTCATAGCGCTAGTGAATTGGAAAAGAGCGTGTCCTGTTACTTAGTGGAGAGTGAAGTTAATGACGCCCTTGGAACATCGTCATCTGCAGATCTTAGTCACATAAATACCCTTGCAATTGCACAAGAGATATCTTCTACTCATTCCACTGGActtaaagatgtaaattatcaaaacttgGGCATTAATGTCCCAGAAGTTCATAAAGTACAGGGATGCCATTCTGTGGCTTCTACAGATACAAAACAG TCCTACGTGGAAGCTGAAGTTGAACAACTACGTCTAGAATTAGTGAATGCTGTTTCCATGTACAATCGTGCTTGTGAGGACCTTGTCCATGCCCAAAACAAG GTTTGCATGCTTTCTTCTGAATGCCTTGATGAAGCAAAACAAGTAAATGCTGCCTTGGAAAGAGAAGAATTTTACAGGAAAGTTGCTgcggaagagaaagagaagcatTTGGAAGCTGTGAAGGAGATTGAGATAGCAAGAAACCGGCTTGCTAAAGAGGCTTATGAGAGGCAGATAGCAGAATTGAGAGCCCTCAAAGAAGCtatggagagaaagaaaattgTTGATTCACTCTTCTCGAATGACAACAGGTACAAGAAGTACACAAGGAATGAAATAGAGATAGCAACTGGTTTCTTCTCTGAGAGTAATAAGATCGGTGAAGGATCATATGGGAGAGTGTACAGATGTAACCTTGATAACACCCCAGTAGCTGTCAAAGTTCTTCAGCCTGATGCATCAGACAAGAAAGATGAGTTTCTCAAAGAG ATTGAAGTTCTCAGCCAATTGCGCCACCCCAACATTGTTTTGCTGCTTGGAGCTTGTCCAGAGACCGGTAGCCTGGTATATGAATATATGGAAAATGGAAGCCTAGAGGATCACATTTTGCGCCGAAGTGGCACGCATCCACTTCCTTGGTTTGTTCGTTTCCGGATAGCATTTGAAGTAGCTTGTGGGATTGCATTCTTGCACAACTCAAAACCAGAGCCTATTGTTCATCGAGATCTAAAACCAGGGAATGTCTTTTTAGATAGAAATTATGTGAGCAAAATTGGTGATGCTGGGTTGGCGAAACTCATTTCAGATGCCGTGCCTGACAACATCACAGAATACAGGGATTCACTCATTGCCGGTACTTTCCACTACATGGATCCAGAATATCAAAGAACTGGAACTGTCCGACCCAAATCAGATCTGTATGCTTTTGGAATCATCGTCCTCCAATTACTGGCTGGCCGGCAACCTAATGGGCTCTTATTGACAGTAGAAAATGCTATTGCAAATGGCTCCTTGTCTGACATATTGGATAAGTCAATACCAGATTGGCCTCTAGCTGAAGCACAAGAACTAGCTCATGTTGCCTTGAAATGCTCCAGGCTCCGGTGCAGAGATAGGCCGGATCTTGAAACTGAAGTTCTACCAGTTTTGAAAAACCTTGCCGATTTTGCAGACGCTTATTTAAGCGCAGAAAGGAACAGTATTGATGCACCTAGCCACTACTTCTGCCCAATTCTTCAG GAAGTGATGGATGATCCACACATTGCTGCCGATGGTTTTACATATGAACATAGAGCAATCAAGACATGGCTTGAGAGACATAATATATCGCCAGTATCAAAGCTCAGGCTGCCACATGCCGCACTTATTCCAAACCATACATTACGTTCCGCCATACAAGAGTGGAGGTCACAGGTAAGGTCCCCGAATGTCTGA